Proteins encoded by one window of Musa acuminata AAA Group cultivar baxijiao chromosome BXJ2-9, Cavendish_Baxijiao_AAA, whole genome shotgun sequence:
- the LOC103998363 gene encoding LOW QUALITY PROTEIN: cellulose synthase-like protein E6 (The sequence of the model RefSeq protein was modified relative to this genomic sequence to represent the inferred CDS: deleted 1 base in 1 codon), translating to MGGGVGDEAVLFETKRAKGRIWYKLYFCSVLAGLCMIWVSRAIQIPGGGGGGGGGRWWAWIGIFGAELWFSLNWILTQAVRWNPTYRYTFKERLSQRYQDKLPNVDIFVCTADPTIEPPIMVINTVLSVMAYQYPVEKLSVYLSDDSGSELTFYALLEASRFAKAWLPFCKKFKVEPRSPAAYFEETLVSPREGAEAVDWLATKSLYKEMENRIDVAVKLGRVPADQHKQHKGFSQWNSAITRRDHQAIVEILIDGRDEKSLDDEEFALPTLVYMAREKRPSHHHNFKAGAMNSLLRVSSEISNGAIILNVDCDMYSNNSEIVKDALCFLMDEEKGHEFAYVQLPQIFKNITKNDIYGNSLRLMTEVDFHGLDGVGGPLYTGSGCFHRRECLMGKKYDANSKAQLELSGKNLEANTSILEEKAKHLVTCTYESNTEWGKEMGLKYGSPVEDVITGLSIQCRGWKSIYFNPSRTGFLGVAPVTLAQTLVQHKRWSEGDLQIFFSKYCPFIFGHDKITLGLKLAYTMYCLWSPCSLPTLYYVVILPMALLHYISLYPNINSIWFMPFAYVIAATKLYSLSESLWAGYTLKGWWNEQRMWLFKRLASYPFAVVDTFLKLLGVNKSAFVVTAKVADKEVSKRYEQEIMEFGSHSLMFTILATIAMLNVICLMSGVKRMVWEGEVGSPDSLLVQLVVCGTVVLINIPVYEAMFLCSGGGRMPNSITFTSIALAILACVLPMRQNGSASLMFP from the exons atgggaggaGGAGTAGGGGATGAAGCAGTACTGTTTGAGACCAAGAGAGCGAAAGGCAGGATATGGTACAAGTTGTATTTTTGCTCTGTGCTTGCAGGGTTGTGTATGATCTGGGTGTCCAGAGCTATACAGAtcccaggaggaggaggaggaggaggaggagggaggtggTGGGCATGGATTGGGATCTTTGGAGCTGAGCTTTGGTTTAGCTTG AACTGGATACTCACTCAGGCTGTGCGTTGGAACCCCACCTATCGCTACACCTTCAAGGAGAGGCTGTCTCAGAG ATACCAAGACAAGTTGCCCAATGTAGACATCTTTGTGTGCACTGCGGATCCTACTATAGAGCCACCAATCATGGTGATCAACACTGTACTATCAGTCATGGCATACCAGTATCCAGTGGAGAAGCTTAGCGTCTACCTCTCCGATGACAGTGGGTCCGAGCTCACTTTCTATGCCCTCTTGGAGGCATCTCGGTTCGCGAAAGCTTGGCTACCTTTTTGCAAGAAATTCAAAGTTGAACCCAGATCCCCAGCTGCTTATTTTGAGGAAACATTGGTAAGCCCAAGAGAGGGAGCAGAAGCTGTTGATTGGTTGGCAACAAAG AGCTTATACAAGGAGATGGAGAACCGAATTGATGTTGCAGTTAAGCTAGGGAGAGTTCCAGCTGACCAACATAAACAACACAAGGGATTCAGCCAATGGAACTCGGCCATAACTCGTCGTGATCACCAAGCAATCGTCGAA ATTCTAATCGATGGAAGAGATGAAAAATCTCTGGATGATGAAGAGTTTGCGTTACCAACGCTCGTGTACATGGCTCGTGAAAAGAGACCCTCTCATCATCATAACTTTAAAGCTGGAGCTATGAACTCATTG CTTAGAGTTTCATCAGAGATAAGCAATGGTGCAATCATTCTCAATGTGGACTGCGACATGTACTCGAACAATTCAGAGATTGTGAAAGATGCACTATGTTTTCTTATGGATGAAGAGAAGGGTCATGAGTTTGCATATGTACAACTCCCACAAATCTTCAAAAACATCACAAAGAATGACATCTATGGCAATTCCTTGCGATTAATGACCGAG GTGGATTTCCATGGTTTAGATGGAGTTGGAGGGCCTCTGTATACTGGATCCGGTTGTTTCCACAGAAGGGAATGTCTAATGGGCAAAAAGTATGATGCAAATTCCAAGGCACAACTAGAACTGAGCGGGAAGAACTTAGAAGCAAACACATCCATCTTGGAGGAGAAAGCTAAGCATCTTGTTACATGCACCTATGAGAGTAACACTGAATGGGGAAAAGAG ATGGGTCTCAAGTATGGATCCCCTGTGGAGGATGTGATCACCGGGTTGTCAATTCAATGCAGGGGTTGGAAGTCCATCTACTTCAATCCTTCAAGGACAGGGTTCTTGGGAGTTGCCCCTGTCACATTGGCACAGACCCTGGTGCAGCACAAGAGATGGTCTGAGGGGGATCTCCAAATATTCTTCTCCAAGTACTGCCCGTTCATCTTTGGCCATGATAAAATAACGTTAGGCCTGAAATTGGCATACACTATGTACTGTTTATGGTCTCCTTGCTCCTTGCCAACACTGTACTATGTTGTTATCCTACCTATGGCACTCCTGCATTACATTTCCTTGTACCCCAAC ATAAACAGCATCTGGTTCATGCCATTTGCGTATGTGATCGCTGCAACAAAATTATATAGCCTATCAGAATCATTATGGGCTGGATATACTCTGAAGGGTTGGTGGAATGAGCAGAGGATGTGGCTTTTCAAAAGATTGGCTTCTTACCCCTTTGCAGTTGTCGACACCTTCCTCAAACTACTAGGCGTTAACAAGTCTGCATTCGTTGTTACAGCGAAGGTGGCTGATAAAGAGGTCTCGAAGAGATATGAGCAAGAGATCATGGAGTTTGGCTCGCATTCTCTCATGTTCACAATCCTGGCTACGATAGCGATGCTCAATGTCATTTGCCTGATGAGTGGAGTAAAGCGGATGGTCTGGGAGGGAGAAGTCGGATCGCCAGACTCATTGTTGGTGCAGCTTGTTGTGTGTGGCACAGTTGTTCTTATCAACATCCCTGTCTATGAAGCCATGTTCTTATGCAGTGGTGGCGGGCGCATGCCAAACTCTATCACATTTACCTCGATTGCTTTAGCCATTTTAGCTTGTGTACTTCCAATGCGGCAGAACGGGAGTGCATCATTAATGTTTCCATAG